Proteins from one Pseudomonas bijieensis genomic window:
- the fliR gene encoding flagellar biosynthetic protein FliR encodes MSMLELTDTQISSWVASFILPLFRVTAVLMSMPVFGTTLVPRRVRLYFALAITVVIAPGLPPMPPVHALDLSALMLVAEQILIGALMGFSLQLFFQAFVVAGQIISIQMGMAFASMVDPTNGVTTAVIGQFLTMLVTLLFLAMNGHLVVFEVLTESFTTMPVGNAFLINHFWEIAGKLGWVLGAAMVLVLPAITALLVVNIAFGVMTRAAPQLNIFSIGFPLTLVLGMVIFWVSLGDILNQYQPLATQALQLLRDMAQAR; translated from the coding sequence ATGTCGATGCTCGAGCTGACGGACACTCAGATCAGTTCCTGGGTGGCATCGTTCATCCTGCCGCTGTTTCGCGTCACCGCGGTGCTGATGAGCATGCCGGTCTTCGGCACGACCCTTGTGCCCCGGCGCGTGCGCCTGTATTTCGCCCTGGCGATCACGGTTGTCATCGCGCCCGGGCTCCCGCCGATGCCGCCGGTCCATGCCCTGGACCTCAGTGCACTGATGCTGGTGGCCGAGCAAATTCTCATCGGCGCCTTGATGGGCTTCTCGCTACAGCTGTTCTTCCAGGCCTTCGTGGTGGCTGGGCAAATCATTTCGATCCAGATGGGCATGGCCTTCGCGTCCATGGTCGACCCCACCAATGGCGTGACGACGGCAGTGATCGGTCAGTTCCTGACGATGCTGGTGACCCTGTTGTTCCTCGCCATGAATGGGCATCTGGTGGTCTTCGAGGTCTTGACCGAGAGCTTTACCACCATGCCGGTGGGCAATGCGTTCCTGATCAATCATTTCTGGGAAATCGCCGGCAAGCTCGGCTGGGTCCTGGGCGCGGCGATGGTGCTGGTATTGCCGGCGATCACCGCGTTGCTGGTGGTCAACATCGCCTTTGGCGTGATGACCCGGGCGGCACCGCAATTGAATATTTTCTCCATCGGCTTTCCGCTGACCCTCGTGCTGGGCATGGTGATTTTCTGGGTCAGCCTGGGGGATATCCTCAACCAGTATCAGCCGCTGGCCACCCAGGCCTTGCAGCTTTTACGCGACATGGCGCAGGCACGCTGA
- the fliN gene encoding flagellar motor switch protein FliN has protein sequence MADDMNTQDDQALADEWAAALEETGDAGQADIDALLAADSGAHASSRLQMEEFGSVPKSHEPVTLDGPNLDVILDIPVSISMEVGSTDINIRNLLQLNQGSVIELDRLAGEPLDVLVNGTLIAHGEVVVVNEKFGIRLTDVISPSERIKKLR, from the coding sequence ATGGCTGACGATATGAATACCCAGGATGACCAGGCGCTTGCCGACGAATGGGCCGCAGCCCTGGAAGAAACCGGTGATGCCGGGCAAGCCGACATCGACGCCTTGCTGGCGGCCGACAGTGGCGCTCATGCGTCCAGCCGCCTGCAGATGGAAGAATTTGGCAGCGTGCCGAAGAGTCATGAGCCGGTAACGCTCGATGGCCCGAACCTGGATGTGATCCTCGATATCCCGGTGTCGATTTCCATGGAAGTGGGCAGCACCGACATCAACATCCGCAACCTGCTGCAGCTCAACCAGGGCTCGGTGATCGAGCTGGACCGCCTGGCCGGCGAACCACTCGACGTGCTGGTCAACGGTACCTTGATCGCCCATGGCGAAGTGGTGGTGGTCAACGAGAAGTTCGGCATTCGCCTGACGGACGTGATCAGTCCGAGCGAACGCATCAAGAAGCTGCGCTGA
- the fliP gene encoding flagellar type III secretion system pore protein FliP (The bacterial flagellar biogenesis protein FliP forms a type III secretion system (T3SS)-type pore required for flagellar assembly.), translating into MPLRILLALALMLAAPLAFAADPLSIPAITLGTNAEGAQEYSVSLQILLIMTALSFIPAFVMLMTSFTRIIIVFSILRQALGLQQTPSNQILTGMALFLTMFIMAPVFDRVNQDALQPYLAEKITAQDAVAKAEVPIKDFMLAQTRSSDLELFMRLSKRTDIPSADQAPLTILVPAFVTSELKTAFQIGFMIFIPFLIIDLVVASVLMAMGMMMLSPLIISLPFKIMLFVLVDGWALIIGTLAGSFGGV; encoded by the coding sequence ATGCCGTTGCGCATTCTGTTGGCATTGGCCCTGATGCTGGCCGCACCGTTGGCGTTTGCCGCCGATCCACTGTCGATTCCGGCGATCACCCTCGGAACCAACGCCGAAGGGGCCCAGGAATACTCGGTCAGCCTGCAGATCCTGCTGATCATGACCGCGCTGAGTTTCATCCCGGCGTTCGTCATGCTGATGACCAGTTTCACCCGGATCATCATTGTCTTTTCGATCCTGCGCCAGGCCCTGGGCCTGCAACAGACCCCCTCGAACCAGATCCTCACTGGCATGGCGCTGTTCCTGACCATGTTCATCATGGCGCCGGTGTTCGACCGGGTGAACCAGGATGCGCTGCAACCCTACCTGGCGGAAAAAATCACTGCTCAGGATGCCGTGGCCAAGGCTGAAGTGCCGATCAAGGATTTCATGCTGGCCCAGACTCGCAGCAGCGACCTGGAGCTGTTCATGCGCCTGTCCAAGCGCACCGATATCCCCAGTGCCGATCAGGCGCCATTGACCATCCTGGTGCCGGCGTTCGTGACCTCCGAGCTCAAGACCGCTTTCCAGATCGGCTTCATGATTTTCATCCCGTTCCTGATCATCGACCTGGTGGTCGCCAGCGTACTGATGGCCATGGGCATGATGATGCTCTCGCCGCTGATCATTTCCCTGCCGTTCAAGATCATGCTGTTTGTGCTGGTGGATGGCTGGGCGTTGATCATCGGTACCCTGGCGGGCAGTTTCGGCGGTGTTTAG
- the fliQ gene encoding flagellar biosynthesis protein FliQ codes for MTPEVAVDLFREALWLTTMMVAILVIPSLLVGLLVAMFQAATQINEQTLSFLPRLLVMLVTLIVAGPWMVQTFMEYILQLYGSIPQLIG; via the coding sequence ATGACGCCTGAAGTAGCGGTAGACCTGTTCCGTGAAGCGCTCTGGTTGACGACCATGATGGTTGCCATCCTGGTGATCCCCAGCCTCCTGGTCGGGTTGCTGGTGGCGATGTTCCAGGCCGCGACCCAGATCAACGAACAGACCTTGAGCTTCCTGCCACGCCTGTTGGTGATGCTGGTGACGCTGATCGTCGCCGGCCCCTGGATGGTACAAACCTTCATGGAATACATCCTGCAGTTGTACGGCAGTATTCCGCAGTTGATCGGCTGA
- the flhB gene encoding flagellar biosynthesis protein FlhB yields MAESESGQDKTEDPTEKRLRESREKGETARSKELNTLAVMLAGAGGLLVYGGGLALDLLEIMRLNFSLPREVLLSPGAMSQHLLHSGKIAILAVQPVLICLLLAAVIGPISLGGWLFAAGSLAPKFSRMNPAAGLKRMFSTSALMELLKAFGKFLLVLFVALTVLQADIDDLLRIAHEPLEQAIIHSVQLVGWSTLWMACGLILIAAIDVPIQLYQSKQKLMMTKQEVRDEHKDSEGKPEVKQRIRQLQREVSQRRMMAAIPDADVVITNPTHYAVALKYDPEKGNAPVLLAKGSDFLALKIREIAVANEVMLLESPALARSIYYSTELDQEIPGGLYLAVAQVLAYVYQIRQHRAGKGKRPEPLKDLPIPPDLRRDS; encoded by the coding sequence ATGGCCGAGAGCGAGAGTGGTCAGGACAAGACAGAAGACCCCACGGAAAAGCGCCTGCGCGAATCCCGGGAAAAGGGTGAGACTGCCCGGTCCAAGGAACTTAACACGCTGGCGGTGATGCTGGCCGGGGCGGGCGGGTTACTGGTCTATGGCGGTGGGTTGGCCCTGGACCTGCTGGAAATCATGCGCCTGAATTTCTCCCTGCCCCGTGAGGTGCTGCTCTCCCCGGGCGCCATGTCCCAGCATCTGCTGCACTCGGGCAAGATCGCGATCCTGGCGGTGCAGCCGGTGCTGATCTGTTTGCTGCTGGCCGCCGTGATTGGCCCGATTTCACTGGGCGGCTGGTTGTTCGCCGCCGGTAGCCTGGCCCCCAAATTCAGTCGAATGAACCCGGCCGCAGGCCTCAAGCGCATGTTTTCTACCTCGGCGCTGATGGAGTTGCTCAAGGCTTTCGGGAAGTTCCTGCTGGTCTTGTTTGTCGCGCTGACAGTGTTGCAGGCCGATATCGACGATCTGCTGCGCATTGCTCACGAACCGCTGGAGCAGGCGATTATCCACAGCGTGCAGTTGGTGGGCTGGAGCACGTTGTGGATGGCTTGCGGCCTGATCCTGATCGCCGCCATCGACGTGCCGATCCAGCTGTATCAGAGCAAGCAGAAGCTGATGATGACCAAGCAGGAAGTGCGCGACGAGCACAAGGACTCGGAAGGCAAGCCGGAGGTCAAGCAGCGGATCCGGCAGTTGCAGCGCGAGGTCTCCCAGCGGCGGATGATGGCGGCAATTCCCGATGCCGATGTGGTCATCACCAACCCGACCCACTACGCCGTCGCCCTCAAGTACGACCCCGAAAAAGGCAACGCCCCCGTGTTGCTGGCCAAGGGCAGTGATTTCCTGGCGCTGAAGATTCGTGAAATCGCCGTGGCTAACGAGGTGATGCTGCTCGAATCCCCGGCGTTGGCGCGGTCGATCTACTACTCCACCGAACTCGACCAGGAAATCCCTGGAGGCTTGTACCTGGCTGTGGCCCAGGTGCTGGCGTATGTCTACCAGATCCGCCAGCACCGCGCGGGTAAAGGCAAGCGTCCAGAGCCGCTCAAGGACTTGCCGATTCCGCCGGATTTGCGGCGCGATTCCTGA
- the fliO gene encoding flagellar biosynthetic protein FliO — MKGFFAAAAMLPLSVLAAEPVATAAAAPAAGSGVAGQLAQLVLGLLLVLGLIFFLAWMLRRVQQAGPAGKGQVIDIIGSRALGPRDRLVLVQVGNEQILLGLSPGTITALHVLKEPVQVPSAEQASPEFAQRLMELLGKDQKDKK; from the coding sequence GTGAAAGGTTTCTTCGCAGCCGCCGCGATGCTGCCATTGAGCGTGCTGGCGGCCGAACCGGTTGCCACGGCCGCCGCTGCGCCGGCTGCCGGCAGTGGCGTGGCCGGGCAACTGGCACAGCTGGTGCTGGGTTTGCTGCTGGTGCTGGGCTTGATCTTCTTCCTCGCCTGGATGCTGCGTCGGGTGCAGCAGGCCGGGCCAGCCGGCAAAGGCCAGGTCATCGACATCATCGGCTCCCGCGCGCTCGGTCCGCGGGACCGGCTGGTGCTGGTGCAGGTCGGCAACGAGCAGATTCTCCTAGGCCTGAGCCCGGGCACCATTACCGCCTTGCATGTCCTCAAGGAGCCGGTGCAGGTGCCCTCCGCCGAGCAGGCAAGTCCCGAGTTTGCCCAGCGCCTCATGGAACTGTTGGGTAAAGACCAGAAGGATAAAAAGTAA